One window of Centropristis striata isolate RG_2023a ecotype Rhode Island chromosome 23, C.striata_1.0, whole genome shotgun sequence genomic DNA carries:
- the LOC131962057 gene encoding gamma-aminobutyric acid receptor subunit rho-3-like gives MKVDVLTCLALAAASFVATVTSGRSTGRRKHKEVFLGENSKFKFGGRIDYKLKRQDSTKTLLIKTEQLLRIEEHDFAMRPGFGGAAIPVGIDVQVESIDSISEVNMDFTMTLYLRHYWKDERLAFPSRNNQSRTFDSRLVKKIWVPDVFFVHSKRSFIHDTTMENIMLRVYPDGNILYSVRVTVTALCSMDFSSFPLDTQNCSLELESYAYNENDLMLYWKNGNDSLRTDEIVLSQFFIEHFHASSGLAFYSSTGWYNRLFINFILRRHIFFFMLQTYFPTMLMVVLSWVSFWIDRRAVPARVSLGITTVLTMSTIITGVSSSMPQVSYVKAVDIYLWTSFLFVFLSVIEYAAVNYCTTLEEMRKMKRGKIPSTFNASQAMAFDGCFHDNDIELTPFSRMPPTLTSDPLATPAQSPDIRPTEGTRLRRQRSVRENVDLFVSNSYMIDSYSRLAFPLSYLLFNTIYWSLYS, from the exons ATGAAGGTGGACGTGCTGACGTGCCTGGCTCTGGCCGCCGCCAGCTTCGTAGCCACGGTGACCAGCGGCCGCAGCACCGGACGCAGGAAGCACAAGGAGGTCTTCCTCGGGGAGAACAGCAAGTTCAAGTTCGGAGG ACGTATTGACTACAAGCTGAAGAGACAGGACAGCACCAAAACACTGCTAATAAAAACAGAGCAGCTGCTGAGGATCGAGGAGCACGACTTCGCCATGAGACCGGGCTTCggag GTGCAGCTATCCCTGTGGGCATCGATGTGCAGGTGGAGAGCATCGACAGCATCTCAGAGGTCAACATG GACTTCACCATGACTCTGTACCTGCGTCACTACTGGAAAGACGAGCGGCTGGCGTTCCCGTCCAGAAACAACCAGAGCAGGACGTTCGACTCGAGGCTGGTGAAGAAGATCTGGGTCCCCGACGTCTTCTTCGTCCACTCCAAGCGCTCCTTCATCCACGACACCACCATGGAGAACATCATGCTGCGGGTCTACCCCGACGGGAACATCCTCTACAGCGTCAG ggtgACGGTGACGGCTCTCTGCTCCATGGACTTCAGCAGCTTCCCTCTGGACACACAGAACTGTTCACTGGAGCTGGAGAgct ATGCGTACAATGAGAACGACCTGATGCTTTACTGGAAGAACGGGAACGACTCTCTGAGGACCGATGAGATCGTCTTATCTCAGTTCTTCATTGAACACTTCCACGCCTCCAGTGGCCTCGCTTTCTACAGCAGCAccg GTTGGTACAACCGTCTGTTCATTAACTTCATCCTGCGGAGGCACATCTTCTTCTTCATGCTGCAGACGTACTTCCCCACCATGCTGATGGTGGTCCTGTCCTGGGTCTCCTTCTGGATCGACCGCAGGGCCGTGCCTGCACGCGTCTCCCTGG gtaTCACCACCGTGCTCACCATGTCCACCATCATTACCGGAGTGTCCTCCTCCATGCCTCAG GTGTCGTACGTGAAAGCGGTGGACATCTACCTGTGGACCAGCTTCCTGTTTGTCTTCCTGTCTGTGATCGAATACGCGGCGGTGAACTACTGCACCACTCTGGAGGAgatgaggaagatgaagaggGGGAAG ATCCCGTCCACCTTCAACGCCAGCCAGGCGATGGCCTTCGACGGCTGCTTCCACGACAACGACATCGAGCTGACTCCGTTCTCTCGCATGCCGCccaccctgacctctgaccccctgGCCACGCCGGCCCAGTCCCCGGACATCCGGCCCACGGAGGGAACCCGCCTCCGCCGGCAGCGCTCCGTGCGTGAGAACGTGGACCTGTTCGTCAGCAACAGCTACATGATCGACTCGTACTCCCGCCTGGCGTTCCCGCTGTCCTACCTGCTGTTTAACACCATCTACTGGAGCCTGTACTCCTGa